Proteins encoded within one genomic window of Massilia litorea:
- a CDS encoding 2-hydroxyacid dehydrogenase, with product MSADVFLYKADPVRGAEWAALFAAKAPHIEFAQWPYEGDPARVRYLAAWLPPASLSCFPNLEVLFSVGAGINQFDLAAIPPQVALARMVEPGIVGGMVEYVTLATLSIHREWLAYREQQRAATWQARRVRPAGARRVGVLGLGVLAQAVLVQLRGLGFPCAGWSRSQHTIEGVDCYSGAEGLQAFLARTDILVCLLPLTDSTRGILDRALFAVLPRGAALIQCGRGPHLDQNALLEALDSGHLSQAVLDVCEPEPLPAGHPFWQHPRIMLTPHVASMTQPETAVEVVLDNIQRHHSGQVLTGLVERGRGY from the coding sequence ATGAGCGCCGACGTTTTCCTATACAAGGCCGATCCGGTGCGCGGCGCCGAGTGGGCCGCACTGTTCGCGGCGAAGGCGCCGCATATCGAGTTCGCGCAGTGGCCCTACGAGGGCGATCCGGCGCGCGTGCGCTACCTGGCAGCCTGGCTGCCGCCGGCCAGCCTGTCCTGCTTTCCCAACCTGGAAGTCCTGTTCTCGGTCGGCGCCGGGATCAACCAGTTCGACCTGGCCGCGATTCCGCCGCAGGTGGCGCTGGCGCGCATGGTTGAACCGGGCATCGTCGGCGGCATGGTCGAATACGTGACCCTGGCAACGCTCTCGATTCACCGCGAGTGGCTGGCCTACCGCGAGCAGCAGCGTGCCGCGACCTGGCAGGCGCGCCGCGTGCGCCCGGCCGGCGCGCGCCGCGTCGGCGTGCTGGGACTGGGCGTGCTGGCGCAGGCGGTGCTGGTCCAGCTGCGCGGCCTGGGCTTTCCCTGCGCCGGCTGGAGCCGCTCTCAGCATACGATCGAAGGCGTCGACTGCTACAGCGGCGCCGAGGGTTTGCAAGCTTTCCTTGCGCGCACCGATATCCTGGTCTGCCTGCTGCCGCTGACCGACAGCACGCGCGGCATCCTGGACCGCGCGCTGTTTGCCGTCCTGCCGCGCGGCGCCGCGCTGATCCAGTGCGGGCGCGGTCCTCATCTCGACCAGAACGCGCTGCTCGAAGCGCTCGACTCGGGCCACTTGTCGCAGGCCGTGCTCGACGTCTGCGAGCCGGAGCCGCTGCCGGCCGGTCACCCGTTCTGGCAGCATCCGCGGATCATGCTGACGCCGCACGTCGCCAGCATGACGCAGCCGGAAACGGCGGTCGAGGTCGTGCTCGACAATATTCAACGGCACCACTCGGGACAGGTATTGACCGGCCTGGTCGAGCGCGGACGCGGCTATTGA
- a CDS encoding GNAT family N-acetyltransferase produces the protein MSEHDIEAAHKLSMSVRWPHRADDWRLVHRLGTGFVAENEDGIVGTALCWSHGTQFASIGMVIVSRDWQGRGIGKKLMSKAMSELGKRDVLLHATESGAPLYQRLGFESIGAIHQHQGTVFQPPLIALPPGERIRPLGARDGAKLAALGARASGMPRATVLAALQDVAECVAIDRYDEVIGFAMLRRFGHGYAIGPVIAPDIERAKALISHWTGTYADSFVRIDVPANSGLGDWLNGLGLIQVDSVVAMVRGEPPLPDAKIKQFAIINQALG, from the coding sequence ATGTCCGAACACGATATCGAGGCCGCGCACAAGCTGTCCATGTCGGTACGCTGGCCGCACCGCGCCGATGACTGGCGCCTGGTGCACCGGCTCGGCACCGGCTTTGTCGCCGAGAATGAGGACGGCATCGTCGGCACGGCCCTCTGCTGGAGCCACGGCACCCAGTTCGCATCGATCGGGATGGTGATCGTCTCGCGCGACTGGCAGGGACGCGGCATCGGCAAGAAGCTGATGTCGAAGGCGATGTCGGAACTGGGCAAGCGCGACGTGCTGCTGCACGCGACCGAAAGCGGCGCCCCCCTGTACCAGCGCCTCGGCTTCGAGAGCATCGGCGCCATTCACCAGCACCAGGGCACGGTGTTCCAGCCGCCGCTGATCGCACTCCCGCCCGGCGAACGGATTCGTCCGCTCGGCGCGCGCGACGGCGCCAAGCTCGCGGCCCTCGGGGCGCGCGCCAGCGGCATGCCCCGCGCTACCGTGCTGGCCGCCCTGCAGGATGTGGCGGAGTGCGTCGCCATCGATCGCTACGACGAGGTGATCGGCTTTGCCATGCTGCGCCGCTTCGGCCATGGCTACGCCATCGGCCCGGTCATCGCACCGGACATCGAACGCGCCAAGGCCCTGATCAGCCACTGGACCGGCACCTATGCCGATTCCTTCGTGCGCATCGACGTGCCCGCGAATAGCGGCCTGGGCGACTGGCTCAACGGTCTCGGCCTGATCCAGGTCGACTCGGTGGTGGCGATGGTGCGCGGCGAGCCGCCGCTGCCCGATGCGAAAATCAAGCAGTTCGCCATCATCAATCAAGCGCTCGGATGA
- a CDS encoding TolC family protein, which translates to MRTIHWRAPAAACAVVLLAGCSTFSPDGGLDAVSSMTGARIGQPVSFKRDDAALRAAADAVLKQPLSVQGAVQVALAHNSGLKAALAELGISEADLVQAGRLRNPGFSFSRSRAGDEREIERALSVDLIGLITMPIRQRIEQRRFERAQVTAARSAVRLAHDTQKAYFEALAANERARYMEQASQATEASAELARRMARAGNWSALDQAREQAFHAETLDGLDQARLGAVAARETLAQLLGVTAGEGGFVLPERLPALPDTLRPLQNVEQEALASRLDIQAAKADTAETARALGLTRATRLVNVLEAGYINTSTSGEPRKNGYEVSLELPLFDWGGANTHRAEARYMQSLHLAADTALRARSEVRLSHAAYLGAYARARRYRDEIVPLRRQVSNEVLLRYNGMLASVFELLVDAREQIASVQASIDAQRDFWIAETALQAAIHGSGSKE; encoded by the coding sequence ATGAGAACAATCCATTGGCGTGCGCCGGCGGCCGCCTGCGCAGTCGTGCTGCTGGCCGGCTGCAGCACGTTTTCACCCGACGGCGGACTCGACGCCGTCTCCAGCATGACCGGCGCACGCATCGGCCAGCCGGTCAGTTTCAAGCGCGACGACGCCGCCTTGCGCGCCGCCGCCGACGCGGTTTTAAAACAGCCGCTGTCGGTGCAGGGCGCGGTCCAGGTGGCGCTGGCCCACAACAGCGGCCTGAAGGCGGCACTGGCGGAACTCGGCATTTCCGAAGCCGACCTGGTGCAGGCTGGCCGCCTGCGCAATCCGGGCTTCTCGTTCAGCCGCTCGCGCGCCGGCGACGAGCGCGAAATCGAGCGCGCGCTCAGCGTCGACCTGATCGGCCTGATCACCATGCCCATCCGCCAGCGCATCGAACAGCGCCGCTTCGAGCGCGCCCAGGTGACGGCCGCGCGCAGCGCCGTGCGCCTGGCCCACGACACGCAAAAAGCCTATTTCGAAGCGCTCGCGGCGAACGAGCGCGCGCGCTACATGGAGCAGGCCAGCCAGGCGACCGAAGCCTCGGCCGAGCTGGCGCGGCGCATGGCGCGCGCCGGCAACTGGAGCGCCCTGGATCAGGCGCGCGAGCAGGCCTTCCACGCCGAGACGCTCGATGGACTGGACCAGGCGCGGCTGGGCGCCGTCGCCGCGCGCGAGACCCTGGCGCAGCTACTGGGCGTGACGGCGGGCGAGGGCGGATTCGTTCTCCCGGAGCGGTTGCCGGCGCTGCCCGACACGCTGCGCCCGCTGCAGAACGTGGAACAGGAAGCGCTGGCCTCGCGCCTGGACATCCAGGCCGCCAAGGCCGATACCGCCGAGACGGCGCGCGCGCTGGGCCTGACGCGCGCGACGCGCCTGGTGAACGTGCTCGAGGCCGGCTACATCAACACCAGCACCAGCGGCGAGCCGCGCAAGAACGGCTACGAGGTAAGCCTGGAGCTGCCCCTATTCGACTGGGGCGGCGCCAATACCCACCGCGCCGAGGCGCGCTACATGCAGTCGCTGCACCTGGCCGCTGACACCGCGCTGCGGGCGCGCTCAGAAGTGCGCCTGAGCCACGCCGCCTATCTCGGTGCCTACGCCCGCGCGCGGCGCTACCGAGACGAGATCGTCCCGCTGCGCAGGCAGGTCTCGAACGAGGTGCTGTTGCGCTACAACGGCATGCTGGCCAGCGTGTTCGAACTGCTGGTCGACGCACGCGAGCAGATCGCCAGTGTGCAGGCCTCGATCGACGCCCAACGCGATTTCTGGATCGCCGAGACCGCCCTGCAGGCGGCCATCCACGGCAGCGGCAGCAAGGAATAG
- a CDS encoding multicopper oxidase family protein, with translation MFTRRHFFKSAGAAAVSAAAVSRVGAASLPEAVVQTDARTQPPPAPGNGRHFNPVVTLNGWSLPWRMNRGVKEFHLVAEPVVRELAPGMKANLWGYNGQSPGPTIEVVEGDRVRIFVTNRLPEHTSIHWHGQRLPNGMDGIMGLTQPGIPPGKTFVYEFEAKRPGTFMYHPHADEMVQMAMGMMGFWVTHPKDHRFMQVDRDFVFLLSGYDIEPGTATPKVNTMLDFNLWTFNSRVFPGIDSMNVRQGDKVRVRVGNLTMTNHPIHLHGHEFTVTGTDGGWTPPASRWPEVTTDIAVGQMRAVEFIADAPGDWAFHCHKSHHTMNAMGHAVPTMIGVDHAGVAEKINKLVPDYMVMGDKGGSMDGMEMPLPPNTLPMMTGDGPYGSVEMGGMFTVLKVRKEQKRGDYTDPGWYRHPAGTVAYEWTGELAEPTRSSSAGGKLMPLKQGADLNLNVRKPSGHTGHN, from the coding sequence ATGTTCACACGCAGACACTTTTTCAAGAGCGCAGGCGCCGCCGCCGTCAGCGCGGCCGCCGTCAGCCGGGTCGGCGCGGCTTCGCTGCCGGAAGCGGTGGTGCAGACCGATGCCCGTACCCAGCCGCCGCCGGCACCAGGCAACGGGCGCCATTTCAATCCGGTCGTCACCCTCAACGGCTGGTCGCTACCCTGGCGCATGAACCGCGGCGTCAAGGAATTCCACCTGGTGGCCGAACCCGTGGTGCGCGAGCTGGCGCCGGGCATGAAGGCGAATTTATGGGGCTATAACGGCCAGTCGCCGGGGCCGACCATCGAGGTGGTCGAGGGCGACCGGGTGCGCATTTTCGTCACCAACCGGCTGCCGGAGCACACCAGCATCCACTGGCACGGGCAGCGCCTGCCGAACGGGATGGACGGGATCATGGGGCTCACCCAGCCCGGCATCCCGCCGGGTAAAACCTTCGTCTACGAGTTCGAGGCGAAGCGGCCCGGCACCTTCATGTACCACCCGCATGCGGACGAAATGGTGCAGATGGCAATGGGGATGATGGGCTTCTGGGTCACGCACCCGAAGGACCACCGCTTCATGCAGGTGGACCGCGATTTCGTCTTCCTGCTCAGCGGCTACGACATCGAGCCGGGCACTGCGACGCCCAAGGTCAACACGATGCTCGACTTTAACCTGTGGACCTTCAACAGCCGCGTCTTCCCCGGCATCGACTCGATGAACGTACGCCAGGGCGACAAGGTGCGGGTCCGGGTCGGCAACCTGACGATGACCAACCACCCGATCCACCTGCACGGTCACGAGTTCACCGTCACCGGCACCGATGGCGGCTGGACCCCGCCGGCGTCGCGCTGGCCGGAAGTAACCACCGATATCGCCGTCGGCCAGATGCGCGCCGTCGAATTCATCGCTGACGCGCCCGGCGACTGGGCCTTCCACTGCCACAAGTCGCACCACACGATGAACGCCATGGGCCACGCGGTGCCGACCATGATCGGGGTCGACCATGCCGGCGTAGCGGAAAAGATCAATAAACTGGTCCCGGACTACATGGTCATGGGCGACAAGGGCGGCTCGATGGACGGCATGGAGATGCCGCTGCCGCCCAACACGCTGCCAATGATGACTGGAGATGGCCCCTACGGCAGCGTCGAGATGGGCGGCATGTTCACCGTGCTCAAGGTGCGCAAGGAGCAGAAGCGCGGCGACTACACGGATCCGGGCTGGTACCGGCACCCGGCCGGCACCGTGGCTTATGAATGGACCGGCGAGCTGGCCGAGCCGACGCGCAGCAGCAGCGCCGGCGGCAAGCTGATGCCGCTCAAGCAGGGCGCCGACCTGAACCTGAACGTGCGCAAGCCCTCCGGCCACACGGGACACAACTAA
- the copC gene encoding copper homeostasis periplasmic binding protein CopC: protein MKALHTLAILAAAGAIFAAPYAAAHAVLKESSPAANSTVAAPKEISLLFNEKVEPAFSSAKLVDAVGKEVATGKGQVENDRLTLAVPELAPGAYSVQWVGVGPDGHRRKGQFQFTVK from the coding sequence ATGAAAGCACTGCACACCCTCGCCATCCTCGCCGCCGCCGGCGCCATCTTCGCCGCACCTTACGCAGCCGCTCACGCGGTTCTGAAGGAATCGAGCCCCGCGGCCAACAGCACCGTGGCCGCGCCCAAGGAAATCTCGCTGCTGTTCAACGAAAAAGTCGAACCCGCGTTCAGCTCCGCCAAACTGGTCGACGCCGTCGGCAAGGAAGTCGCCACCGGCAAGGGGCAGGTCGAGAACGACCGCCTGACGCTCGCCGTGCCCGAGCTGGCGCCCGGCGCCTATTCCGTGCAATGGGTGGGCGTCGGTCCCGACGGCCATCGCCGCAAGGGACAGTTCCAGTTCACGGTGAAGTAA
- a CDS encoding CopD family protein, which translates to MDGATLFQAGSSFVVNLAFAILVGALCTRWLLRGAARDAEGAAPAAIMRIERWAALPGAVGAACGLWAAAAVMGGVGLGEALSMLAPTLGTAYGQAGLLGLAALVAAALLVLPAARGGGADALLALALLVWSVARVSVSHAVEDGLLSLGVLVEWLHLVLVALWLGLVAVGGLLVLPRVRSGWPGMGQLGAYLERVSTLATVALAGILVTGMYNAWHRLGSLDQLFGNLYGNALALKLVLVALAVALGGYNKLFGFPALAASLVKRSLVLAVLRIELVILVGALAAAVVLTSNQPPGTWS; encoded by the coding sequence ATGGACGGCGCCACGCTGTTCCAGGCGGGATCGAGCTTCGTCGTCAATCTCGCGTTTGCCATCCTGGTCGGCGCCCTGTGCACGCGCTGGCTGCTGCGCGGCGCCGCCCGGGACGCGGAAGGCGCGGCGCCGGCCGCGATCATGCGCATCGAACGCTGGGCCGCGTTGCCGGGTGCGGTCGGCGCCGCATGCGGACTGTGGGCAGCGGCGGCGGTGATGGGCGGCGTCGGCCTGGGCGAGGCCCTGTCCATGCTGGCGCCCACCCTGGGCACTGCCTACGGGCAGGCCGGCCTGCTCGGCCTGGCGGCCTTGGTCGCTGCGGCGCTGCTGGTGCTGCCGGCCGCGCGCGGGGGCGGCGCCGATGCACTGCTCGCGCTCGCGCTGCTGGTGTGGTCGGTGGCGCGAGTCTCGGTCAGCCATGCCGTCGAGGACGGGTTGCTCAGCCTCGGCGTGCTGGTCGAGTGGCTGCACCTGGTGCTGGTCGCGCTCTGGCTCGGGCTGGTTGCAGTTGGCGGCTTGCTGGTGCTGCCGCGCGTGCGCAGCGGCTGGCCCGGGATGGGACAGCTGGGCGCCTACCTGGAGCGGGTGTCGACGCTGGCCACGGTGGCGCTGGCCGGCATCCTCGTCACCGGCATGTATAACGCCTGGCATCGCCTCGGCAGTCTCGACCAGCTGTTCGGCAACCTGTACGGCAATGCGCTGGCTTTGAAACTGGTGCTGGTGGCGCTGGCGGTGGCGCTGGGCGGCTACAACAAGCTGTTCGGCTTCCCGGCGCTGGCCGCCTCGCTTGTCAAGCGTTCGCTGGTGCTGGCGGTACTGCGGATCGAACTGGTGATCCTGGTCGGTGCGCTGGCGGCGGCGGTGGTCCTGACCTCGAACCAGCCGCCGGGAACCTGGTCCTGA
- a CDS encoding transmembrane anchor protein, with amino-acid sequence MYNTDMPRRAELPSKAQLLRSTAIAIVTAGVLLTTVVLPSEYGIDPTGIGSALNLTEMGKIKTALAADALADAAAAERKPQATAPAAQARPASAGKRSDEMQVTLQPREGIEVKMAMLKGATVHYEWKTDGGLVNHDTHGEPDNAPPNTFHRYKKEKDVTGNSGEFSAAFDGHHGWFWRNRSDKPVTITLKTSGVYSDIRKIK; translated from the coding sequence ATGTACAACACCGATATGCCGCGCCGCGCGGAACTGCCCAGCAAGGCGCAACTGCTGCGCTCGACCGCGATCGCCATCGTCACGGCGGGCGTCCTCCTGACCACCGTCGTGCTGCCGTCCGAGTACGGCATCGATCCGACCGGGATCGGCAGCGCCCTGAACCTGACCGAGATGGGCAAGATCAAGACCGCGCTGGCAGCCGACGCGCTGGCCGACGCGGCCGCCGCCGAACGCAAGCCGCAGGCGACGGCTCCCGCCGCCCAGGCGAGGCCCGCCTCGGCAGGCAAGCGCAGCGACGAGATGCAGGTCACGCTCCAGCCCAGGGAGGGCATTGAAGTCAAGATGGCGATGCTGAAAGGCGCCACCGTGCATTACGAGTGGAAGACCGACGGGGGCCTGGTCAACCACGATACCCACGGCGAGCCCGACAACGCTCCACCCAACACCTTCCACCGCTACAAGAAGGAAAAGGATGTCACCGGCAACAGCGGCGAGTTCTCGGCGGCCTTCGACGGCCACCACGGCTGGTTCTGGCGCAACCGCAGCGACAAGCCGGTGACCATCACGCTCAAGACCAGCGGCGTCTATTCCGACATCAGGAAGATCAAGTAA
- a CDS encoding HupE/UreJ family protein: MLLPILYLLASSAAQAHGIAEGDKGYIQEISGVHFLPFVYLGAKHMFTGYDHILFLFGVIFFLYRLKDIGIYVSLFAIGHSTTMMAGVYFGTSINGYLIDAIIGLSVVYKALDNVGAFQRWFGVQPNTKVATLVFGLFHGFGLATKVQDYEMSPDGLVANMVGFNIGVEAGQLLALGTILIAMGFWRRSDSFMRHAYTANVVMMTCGFLLIGYQLVGYFTV; the protein is encoded by the coding sequence ATGCTGCTGCCCATCCTCTACCTGCTGGCCAGCTCCGCCGCCCAGGCGCATGGCATCGCCGAGGGCGACAAGGGCTATATCCAGGAAATCAGCGGCGTCCACTTCTTGCCCTTCGTGTACCTCGGCGCCAAGCACATGTTCACCGGCTACGACCACATCCTCTTCCTGTTCGGGGTGATCTTCTTCCTGTACCGGCTAAAGGACATCGGGATCTACGTCAGCCTGTTCGCGATCGGCCACTCGACCACGATGATGGCCGGCGTCTACTTCGGCACCAGCATCAACGGCTACCTGATCGACGCCATCATCGGCCTGTCGGTGGTCTACAAGGCCCTCGACAACGTCGGCGCCTTCCAGCGCTGGTTCGGCGTCCAGCCCAACACCAAGGTCGCGACCCTGGTCTTCGGCCTGTTCCACGGCTTCGGCCTGGCCACCAAGGTGCAGGACTACGAGATGTCGCCCGACGGCCTGGTGGCCAACATGGTCGGCTTTAATATCGGCGTCGAGGCCGGGCAGTTGCTGGCGCTGGGTACGATCCTGATCGCGATGGGCTTCTGGCGCCGTTCCGACAGCTTCATGCGCCACGCCTACACCGCCAACGTCGTCATGATGACCTGCGGTTTCCTGCTAATCGGCTACCAGCTGGTCGGCTACTTCACTGTTTGA
- a CDS encoding DUF4198 domain-containing protein, with product MKKIVKLTAMAAITTSLLAGAVAQAHGIWFAQRSTQLALLYGVGADDLDIVKRASQVSSVSGFDAAGKPVPTSAAPDGRLMLVDTSNQPAVVAAVLDNGTWSKTPEGKWHKKGKDEVPNAVVSEHTWKYAVHLRAPLTAPLGAIPGHVLQVAPVAATLPPMLGDPITLRVLYKGKPVAGARVLHDWVNDPDGQPVLSGADGTVTLKVRNQGLNVIVAILDTPPDDPAKYNKTEHLASLSFVLPHAPE from the coding sequence ATGAAGAAGATCGTCAAACTCACGGCCATGGCGGCCATCACCACCAGCCTGCTCGCCGGCGCGGTCGCCCAGGCACACGGCATCTGGTTCGCGCAGCGCTCGACCCAGCTCGCGCTCCTGTACGGCGTCGGCGCCGACGACCTCGACATCGTCAAGCGCGCCAGCCAGGTCAGCAGCGTCAGCGGCTTCGACGCCGCTGGCAAGCCGGTGCCGACCAGCGCCGCGCCGGACGGACGCCTGATGCTGGTCGATACCAGCAACCAGCCGGCGGTGGTTGCCGCCGTCCTCGACAACGGCACCTGGAGCAAGACACCGGAAGGCAAATGGCACAAGAAGGGCAAGGACGAAGTGCCGAACGCCGTCGTCAGCGAGCACACCTGGAAATACGCCGTGCACCTGCGCGCTCCCCTGACTGCGCCGCTGGGCGCGATCCCGGGCCATGTGCTGCAGGTGGCGCCGGTGGCGGCAACGCTGCCGCCGATGCTGGGCGACCCGATCACCCTGCGCGTGCTCTACAAGGGCAAGCCGGTGGCCGGCGCCCGCGTGCTGCACGACTGGGTCAACGACCCGGACGGCCAGCCGGTCCTGAGCGGCGCCGACGGCACCGTCACCCTGAAGGTGCGCAACCAGGGCCTGAACGTGATCGTCGCCATCCTCGACACGCCGCCGGACGACCCGGCCAAGTACAACAAGACCGAGCACCTGGCCTCGCTTTCCTTCGTGCTGCCGCACGCACCGGAATGA
- a CDS encoding TonB-dependent siderophore receptor, with amino-acid sequence MYPSRYCTLALFLAATYPLTAAQAAPGEDAVVEAAPSATPATEAPAAGAEGGEVRRVTVKGQRQNYRSLTATGATKTDTPIQDLPQSVRVLTSDLLKDVGVTDLAGALDLTSGISRQSNLGGLWDSYSMRGFTGDPNFGSDFMVNGFSSSRGYNGLRDGANTQSVEVLKGPASALYGRGEPGGTVNITTKKPKFKPEYMVEGSIGSYNLRRVAADLTGPISETLAYRLNVAHEQADSFRDTLHSKRDFISPSFIWLVGEATTVSYEVEASKQETPFDRGVVAVNGVLGLIPNSRFLGEPGDGPTTVKSVGHQVFVQTEFNENWKLQTGFAYRDSSMRGISTEAVNLLPDNATLRRQRRDRDFSATDLSGRIEVLGKFGTGPLKHNVLVGVDAYKFEDTRIQNRRTPTASNPYTINIYNPVYGAIADPMVRSIDTLENQKARGIYAQDQIDLTEQWKAMLGVRHDGYEQTVTNRRINAVNYQELSATSPRVGLVYQPNKQWSLYTTAAKGFRPNSGISIDNLAFPAEESRSYEAGAKLESANGKISGTLAVYKIEKENVLATNPVDVNFYVSAGEVASKGVELDIAGEVMKNLRFSFAYAYTDAKVTRGDNVIKTGSQFPNVPKNSASFVLTPTFRLGEGTASLGGAVIYVGERMGDVAATTDFKLPSYTTVRLISNYSPNKKLRFSLNVENLFNKQYYASSYSQVWVAPGTERTIVFNAQYKF; translated from the coding sequence ATGTATCCATCACGTTACTGCACTCTCGCGCTGTTTTTGGCGGCCACCTATCCACTGACGGCGGCCCAGGCGGCCCCCGGCGAGGATGCGGTGGTGGAAGCGGCACCAAGCGCCACGCCCGCCACCGAGGCTCCGGCAGCCGGCGCCGAAGGCGGCGAGGTCCGCAGGGTCACCGTCAAGGGCCAGCGCCAGAACTACCGCTCGCTCACGGCCACCGGCGCGACCAAGACCGACACCCCGATCCAGGACCTGCCGCAGAGCGTGCGCGTACTGACCTCCGACCTGCTCAAGGACGTGGGCGTGACCGACCTGGCCGGCGCCCTCGACCTCACCAGCGGCATTTCGCGCCAGAGCAACCTGGGCGGCCTGTGGGACAGCTACTCGATGCGCGGCTTCACCGGCGACCCGAATTTCGGTTCCGACTTCATGGTCAACGGCTTCAGCTCCAGCCGCGGCTACAACGGCCTGCGCGACGGCGCCAACACGCAGAGCGTGGAAGTGCTGAAGGGCCCGGCCTCGGCCCTGTACGGCCGCGGCGAGCCGGGCGGCACGGTGAACATCACCACCAAGAAGCCGAAATTCAAGCCCGAATACATGGTCGAAGGCTCGATCGGCAGCTACAACCTGCGCCGCGTCGCGGCCGACCTGACCGGCCCGATCAGCGAAACCCTCGCCTACCGTCTGAACGTGGCCCACGAGCAGGCCGACAGCTTCCGCGACACCCTGCACAGCAAGCGCGATTTCATCTCGCCTTCCTTCATCTGGCTGGTCGGCGAGGCTACCACCGTCTCCTACGAAGTCGAAGCGAGCAAGCAGGAGACCCCGTTCGACCGCGGCGTGGTGGCCGTGAACGGCGTGCTGGGACTGATCCCGAACTCGCGCTTCCTGGGCGAGCCAGGCGATGGCCCGACCACGGTCAAGAGCGTCGGCCACCAGGTCTTCGTGCAGACCGAGTTCAACGAAAACTGGAAGCTGCAGACTGGCTTCGCCTATCGCGACAGCTCGATGCGGGGCATCTCGACCGAGGCGGTCAACCTGCTGCCGGATAACGCCACCCTGCGCCGCCAGCGCCGCGACCGCGATTTCTCGGCCACCGACCTGTCCGGCCGCATCGAAGTGCTCGGCAAGTTCGGCACCGGGCCGCTCAAGCACAACGTGCTGGTGGGCGTCGACGCCTACAAGTTCGAGGACACCCGCATCCAGAACCGCCGCACGCCGACCGCGAGCAATCCCTACACCATCAACATCTACAACCCGGTGTATGGCGCGATCGCCGATCCGATGGTGCGCTCGATCGACACGCTCGAGAACCAGAAGGCCAGGGGTATCTACGCGCAGGACCAGATCGACCTGACCGAGCAGTGGAAGGCCATGCTGGGCGTGCGCCACGACGGCTACGAGCAGACCGTCACCAACCGCCGCATCAATGCCGTGAACTACCAGGAACTGAGTGCCACCAGTCCGCGCGTCGGCCTGGTCTACCAGCCGAACAAACAGTGGTCGCTGTACACCACGGCTGCCAAGGGCTTCCGTCCGAACAGCGGCATCAGCATCGACAACCTGGCCTTCCCGGCCGAGGAAAGCCGTTCCTACGAGGCCGGCGCCAAGCTGGAGTCGGCCAATGGCAAGATATCCGGCACCCTGGCCGTGTACAAGATCGAGAAGGAAAACGTGCTGGCCACGAATCCTGTCGACGTCAACTTCTACGTCTCGGCCGGCGAAGTCGCCAGCAAGGGCGTGGAGCTCGACATCGCCGGCGAGGTCATGAAAAACCTGCGCTTCTCGTTCGCCTACGCCTACACCGACGCCAAGGTCACCCGCGGCGACAACGTCATCAAGACCGGCTCGCAGTTCCCGAACGTGCCGAAGAACAGCGCCAGCTTCGTGCTGACGCCGACCTTCCGCCTCGGCGAAGGCACCGCCAGCCTGGGAGGCGCAGTGATCTACGTCGGCGAGCGCATGGGCGACGTGGCCGCGACCACTGACTTCAAGCTGCCGTCCTACACCACGGTGCGCCTGATCTCCAACTACTCGCCGAACAAGAAGCTGCGCTTCTCGCTGAACGTCGAGAACCTCTTCAACAAGCAGTACTACGCCAGCTCGTACAGCCAGGTGTGGGTCGCTCCGGGTACCGAGCGCACCATCGTCTTCAACGCCCAGTACAAGTTCTGA